A window from bacterium encodes these proteins:
- a CDS encoding type II toxin-antitoxin system HicB family antitoxin translates to MIHNTIKAYIEKGERCWVAQCIEIDVVTQGETVEEAIKNLREAVSLHLEGEDLSEYNLSPNPSLLREPNLWVQVIGPDQIRVGRPATYMVKFGNIGNALALDCYIIIKFSSGCYFKVNLPSFEQFSQDYLSSDEYSLVVPVPVMPMESSKEFTFYLKTYQLGKVKM, encoded by the coding sequence TTGATACACAACACAATTAAAGCTTATATTGAAAAGGGCGAAAGGTGTTGGGTGGCTCAATGTATAGAGATTGATGTAGTAACCCAAGGCGAAACAGTGGAAGAGGCAATTAAGAATTTAAGAGAGGCGGTTAGTCTCCATTTGGAAGGAGAGGATTTGAGTGAATATAACCTTTCTCCTAATCCCTCTTTGCTTAGGGAGCCAAATCTGTGGGTACAAGTTATTGGTCCGGATCAAATAAGGGTAGGTCGTCCTGCCACCTATATGGTCAAATTTGGAAATATAGGAAATGCTTTAGCTTTGGATTGCTACATCATTATTAAATTCTCTTCAGGATGCTATTTTAAAGTTAACTTGCCAAGTTTTGAACAATTTTCACAGGATTATTTATCATCGGATGAATATTCACTTGTAGTGCCCGTTCCTGTCATGCCGATGGAAAGCTCAAAAGAGTTTACTTTCTATCTTAAAACTTACCAATTGGGCAAGGTTAAAATGTAG
- a CDS encoding DUF3368 domain-containing protein has protein sequence MGIEIETRKRLIVCDTGPILHLQEIGLLDILQKAGKIYIPRMVDIEINSLIPQWKNQKPEWILIEALLPEETREAEFLSLSGLLNPGEAFAIVLAKRLKPKWFLTDDTEARIFANALRLEVHGSLGILLWAAKMGHLDYLQAKEALERFPNTSLWISKDILLSSQKALKVMFKLGDEIK, from the coding sequence AAAAAGGCTGATTGTATGCGATACAGGACCAATTCTTCATTTACAAGAGATAGGGCTTTTAGATATTTTGCAAAAAGCAGGAAAGATTTACATTCCAAGGATGGTAGACATTGAAATAAATAGTCTTATTCCCCAATGGAAAAACCAAAAGCCAGAATGGATACTTATTGAAGCCTTATTACCAGAGGAAACCAGAGAAGCAGAATTTTTATCCCTTTCAGGATTACTAAATCCTGGTGAGGCTTTTGCCATTGTTCTTGCAAAACGGCTTAAACCAAAATGGTTTTTAACTGACGATACAGAGGCAAGAATTTTTGCTAATGCTTTAAGGTTAGAGGTGCACGGTTCATTAGGCATACTCTTGTGGGCGGCAAAAATGGGTCATTTAGATTATCTCCAAGCAAAAGAAGCACTTGAGAGATTCCCCAATACATCTCTCTGGATTTCAAAAGATATTCTCTTAAGCTCTCAAAAGGCATTAAAGGTAATGTTTAAATTAGGGGATGAGATTAAATAA